The segment CCTGCCGCCGTTTGAAACCAATCAGCGGCGACGGCGGCCAAGCTCCCTTTGAGGGGCCTTCGTCATACCCCCGCAATATCGGCGTCGGCCGATCTCACGAGTTTGTTCAGTTCCTTTACCACATGGTCATCCAGAGGCGGCACCTCGTGGCTCCTGAGGACGGCTTCGGCTTTTTCCTGGGCGCGCTCGGCAATCTGCCGGGGGTCCTGCCGCCAGGCGGAAAAGTTTTGATAGTTGAAAATTTTCGGTGAAAACAGGGCCTGGCTGCGGAAATTTTCGAACGTGTGCCTGTCTTCAAGGAAGTTTCCCCTGGGACCCACCCGGCGGATGCAATCCAGGGCCAGGGAGGTCTCGTCGACCGCAAACCCTTCCAGAAATCTTCTCGTCAGACCGATCAGCTCATTGTCGATCACCAACTGCCGGGGGCTGAAAGCCATTCCCCCGTCCACGTTGCCGGCGCCGCCGAGGATATTGGCGCCTGCCAGGGCGGCCGCCTGCAGGTTGGCCCCCTTCTGGCAGGTGACCTGCTCCGGAAGAATGCCGTCACAGAAAAGGCCGGTGGTGTCCGAGGGCACCTTGTAAAAAAAGCGCGCCATTTGAATGATGGATGCATAAAGCAGGCTGCTTTCCGGACCGGCATAGACACTGCCGCCGGAACGCATGTCCATCAGGGCCGGAACGAGGTAGTAGATGGTCGGGGTGCCGGGACAGAGGGTCTGGAGCACGCTGATCGAACCCAGCACTTCGGCATTGCCCAGGGCCAGCATTCCTGCCAGGGTGACCGGGGAACTGGCGCCCAGCATGGGCATGACCGGAACTTTGAGGGGCAGGCCGTATTCGCCGGCAATCATCATGATCTCGATGTCGTTTTCGGGTATGTAGAGGGGAGAAATCAGGCAGGCGATCGGGTGAAACAGGGGACGCTTTTTCATCTCCTCCCGGGAGCCCCTGACCGCAAGCTGCATTTCGATTTGGCAGCGCATATTTTTTGGCCCCATGGTCAGGTTCATGAAGTGCTTGCGCTGGCATTGCAGGAGGATGCTGGTGGCATGCAGATCGGCGGTCTTACCCGGAACGTCGTGAAGGGTCAGCGGACCTGCCATGGCGAGATTTTCCTGGGCGTCCGCCAGCGTGGCCAGGTTTCGCTGGTCAACGGTGGTGGCATCCCGGCAGCTTTGGGCGTCCGGTTCCAGGATGGCGGTCTGCCCGGTGGCGCAGCGCACGGCAAAGGGGCTGTCATAACTCAGCATCAGGTCATACTCGGGATCCCTGCCGGCCAGGCAGACGCTTTTTGGGACCTTGGCCAGGCATGCCTCCACCAGGGCCGCCGGAAATTTCACCCGGCCGCCGTCATCGACCCGCGCTCCGGCGTCGTGCAGTACGCTGCGGGCCCCGGGATGGTCGATCAGCAGGCCGACATCCTCGAGAATGGTGAGGGACGTTTGGTGGATTTTCTGCAGTTCCCGGTCGCTCATCGTTGCTAGGAAGGAAGGTTTCATGCTATCTGCATTCCTGTTCTGACCTGTTGTCGGTGGACTGGAACCATGGTGATTTTTTAGACGTGAAAGTTGTCCTGTTAGGTGAAAAGAAGCGGTTTGTCAATCCAGAAAAGGAAAACGGCTCATGAACGATGGAAAAAGTGATTTAATGTATCAGTTTTGGGGTTGGCTTCTGTTTATTGTTTGTGCGTTTATTTTTATCGGCTCCAGTATCCGCACGGGGGACGTGCTGATGCTGATCGGCAGCCTGTTTTTTCTGGTGGCCTGCTTTTTTTTTCTGGTGCCGTTGATCAAGGCTTTCAAGCGTTAGGCGTCTGTTTGACTTCGGGTCTATAAAACCTTATGTTCGTCCCGAAACGCTTGTCATTCCTAAAAT is part of the Deltaproteobacteria bacterium genome and harbors:
- a CDS encoding cytochrome oxidase subunit III, with product MNDGKSDLMYQFWGWLLFIVCAFIFIGSSIRTGDVLMLIGSLFFLVACFFFLVPLIKAFKR
- a CDS encoding trimethylamine methyltransferase family protein; the encoded protein is MKPSFLATMSDRELQKIHQTSLTILEDVGLLIDHPGARSVLHDAGARVDDGGRVKFPAALVEACLAKVPKSVCLAGRDPEYDLMLSYDSPFAVRCATGQTAILEPDAQSCRDATTVDQRNLATLADAQENLAMAGPLTLHDVPGKTADLHATSILLQCQRKHFMNLTMGPKNMRCQIEMQLAVRGSREEMKKRPLFHPIACLISPLYIPENDIEIMMIAGEYGLPLKVPVMPMLGASSPVTLAGMLALGNAEVLGSISVLQTLCPGTPTIYYLVPALMDMRSGGSVYAGPESSLLYASIIQMARFFYKVPSDTTGLFCDGILPEQVTCQKGANLQAAALAGANILGGAGNVDGGMAFSPRQLVIDNELIGLTRRFLEGFAVDETSLALDCIRRVGPRGNFLEDRHTFENFRSQALFSPKIFNYQNFSAWRQDPRQIAERAQEKAEAVLRSHEVPPLDDHVVKELNKLVRSADADIAGV